TCAGGCTAGGGAcagtctcatgcctgtaatcctagcactttgggaagctgagctggatcacttgagttcaggagttcaagaccaccctgtacaacatggtgaaacccatttctattacaaataaaaaaaattagtcgggcatggtggtgggcacctgtaatcccagctactggggaggctgaggcaggagaatctcttgaacctgggaggtggagattgcagtgagccgagatcatgccactgcactccagcctgggcaacaagagcaaaactctgtctccaaaaaaaaaaaaagaagtagactCAGAGCCAGGTGCAGTATCTACTTTAATGCAGACAAGATGAATTAGCAACCACATGACATCCAAGCCCCAAATGGAGCTTCCTATAACCTGCTCCTGGAATTGAGTTCATCCAGAGAACTACTGTCCCTAGGCAGGGGCAGTGGCAAGGGCAGAGCTAAGGCTGCTCAAGTGAGCTCACCTCTTTGGCAGCATTAAGCATATATTAAGAGAAGCCTCAGATGTAGAATACAGAGAGGAGAACCTGCCTGTTAACCTAGCGGGTGGAGACAACCAAATAAAAACTAatacttggctgggtgcggtgactcatgcctgtaatcccagcactttgggaggccgaggtaggtgggtCGCCtgaccaggagtttgagcccagcctgagcaacatggcgaaaccccatctctactaaaaatacaaaaaaattagctgggcatgagggtgcacatctataattccagctactcgggaggctgaggcaggagaattgcttgaacctgagaggtggaggctgcagtaagctgagattgtgccactggactccagcctgggcaacagagtgagactctgtctcaaaaaaacaaaagaaccaaaACAAAATTTGACTCAAAGCCAAGGATGTTCCATTCAGTGTAAAAAAGATGTGGACTTTCTTGTCCACCTTACAAGACAATGACATCTATAACGTGACCTGTACTTGCTAGGCTTTAGCAAGTCACTCGAGGTCATGGAACAcgtttttgaagaaataatatcagTTCATGAATTCTGTACCTGTGACTTGTCGCTGAAGGTGTGACATCAGCAGcatgttcattccttttcttctacctgttctccacaaaaatataaaaagccagAATTGCTTTTTGGGTTTTCAGATGGCATTATCTTCTATTTCCAAAAAACAGTTTAtaagacaaataataaagaaattgaaatgtttctgatggtttcaaaaatgtaaacatgagTCAGAGTGGTTATGTCTCAACATCATCTCTTGCCAACCGGCAGCTCCTTCTTTCTTGACCTTCTAAATGTACAGGGGATGACAGCTGGCTGGCCTGTCATGTTTCAAACCTTCATTAAAGTTCTGGATTTTAGCCTCTTTTCGTTTTCCCCTAGATGTCATTAAAGCTGTCAGCACCATTGGTGTGCATGAGAAAGAGGAGAGTCTCTGGCCTAGGGTGGCTGTCTTCACCTCGATGGCACCTAGAGTCCTCCATGGGGCGAGACTCCGCAGTCTGCAGGTCGTTGATCTGGAATCCCGGAAGACCACGTACACCTCAGGTATTGTGGTACTTTGCCCCTTGCTGGCTGCTCCGGCCGGCATCACCCCCCAGCCCAACTCAGCCACTATGGAAACTGAGTTCAACGCTGTGTGCCAGGTGTTGGGGATACATGGTGAATAAGAGGTGAGCCCTGGCCTCAAAAGGCTCCCATGCTGGGGCAGGATTAGGCAGTCCCAGGGACCAGCACCCAACCAGCCGAGCAGACAATGGCAAGATGAGTGGGAAGGGAGATGTGATTTATTCTGCCTAGGACTGGTGGAAAGGGACCTGTGACCAGCCAGCCCTGCCAGATTGCCAGATCCATCTGCCTTCAGCTGCTTGTCTCCTTTGCTCTTGGTCTTCCAGATGTCAGTGACAGTGAGGAGCTGAGTAGCCTGCAGGTCCTAGATGCAGAcacctttgccttctgctgtgcTTCGGGCCAGCTGGGGCTTGTTGACACCCGCCAGAAGTGGGCACCGTTGGAGAATCGCAGCCCTGGCCCTGGGTCTGGTGGAGAGAGATGGTGTGCCGAAGTTGGGAGCAGGGGccagggccctgggcccagcatTGCCAGCCTTGGCTCAGATGGGCGTCTTTGTCTTCTTGACCCCCGGGATCTCTGCCATCCTGTGAGCTCAGTCCAGTGCCCAGTATCCATACCTAGCCCTGACCCAGAGCTGCTACGAGTGACTTGGGCCCCAAGCCTGAAGAATTGCTTGGCCATCTCAGGTACTACCGAGCAGGATTTTGTCTGTTATCTGGTCTCTTTCTTTCAGGGGACTGTTGTGTGCTCAGGAAGGAGCCTCCAGCAACATGATAAACCTGACTCCAGAAGTTAAAGTTGCTCACAGAGAAATTCGAACTCTCCACATTCTTCAGTGGCAGGCCTTTTCCCCCACTGGCTACTAAACTTCCACACACTGGCAGCAGGCCTTTCCTAGCCTAGCAGGAATTCAGGTCTTAGGTTGGTGGAGGGGCCTGCAGACAGTAAGACACTGAGACAGACATAGGGCTGGGTCAGAAAGAAGAGGGGACagtggctgacatggtgaaaccctgtctctactaaaaatacaaaaaattagctgggcacggtggcgggcgcctgtagtcccagctactcgggaggctgaggcaggagaatggtgtgaacccgggaggcggagcttgcagtgagctgagattgcgccacagcactccagcctgggcgacagagagagactctgtcccaaaaagaaaaaaaaaaaagagaagcggGGACAGGACCTCAAGGGTACTTCTCAGCCTACTTACCTTTTGAAATGTAGcaagctggccaggcgcggtggctcacgcctataatcccagcactttgggaggtcgaggcgggtggatcacaaggtcaggagatcgagaccatcctggccaacatggtgaaaccctgtctctactaaaataaaaaaaattagccaggtgtgatggtgcacacctgtagtcccagctacttgggagcctgaggcaggggaatgacttgaacccgggagtcggaggttgcagtcagctgagatcacgccactgtgttccagactggtgacagagcaacactctgcctcaaaaaaaaaaaaaagtagtaagcCAGTTAGGTCAGCAGGCTCCTGGGTCTGGTCTGGTGGCATCTAGTTGCTTGGGTACTTAATGTGGGTATCTAAAAGCCAACAGGAAGGATCTGTTGAGACAGGTGGGggttgaaaaaaatcattgagaGCAAGAAAGGATGATTAGAAATGCCAGGatccagaaagaagagaagagccaAGCTCAGGTAGAGGGGCTGGCTCTTCAGTAACAGGAAGATGGCAGGATGGGATGAATGTGCGTGCAGCTAGATTGTGCAGGGACGTGAGGGTATTTCTCTCCAAAGGCTTCTGTTTCCCTCACTGAGTAGGAGACAAGGCCATCTGCTGAGAGGGACCCAGAGGTAGGGGATTGGAATCTGGGGCAACTTGCAAAGGTTTGAAGAAGTctcttaagcctcagtttcctggggAAAATAACAGTATCTGTGTCATACAgttctgaggattaaaagagGTAATACTTGTCCAGAATTAGCCTTCAAGCCTCATGCGTAACAGGTGCACAACGATGCCCATGGTTACATGCCCCAGGGAGTCATCAGCTCTCAACACTGAGGGCAGATGCTACTTGCCCATGGTTAACCTTTAAGTGCCTTGATTCCTCATCCAATAGCCTGTTTTGGTACCACAGAGcaaattattaaaagtattttaggggctgggtgcagtggctcatgcctgtaatcctagcaccttgggaggctgagatgggaggattgtttgaggccaggagttcaagaccagcctggtcaacgtggtgaaaccccatctctattaaaaaaagaaagaaaattattttaaaataaaattagggaTTCATTGTCAAGCCTCTCTTTTCTATATTCTCAGGTTTTGATGGTACAGTCCAGGTCTATGATGCCACATCTTGGAATGGAACGCAGAGCCAAGTAGAACCTCTCTTCACTCACAGAGGTCACGTCTTCCTAGATGGAAACGGGACGGACCCTGCTCCTTTGGTCACCACCCACACCTGGCACCCCTGCAGACCAAGGACTTTGTTATCAGCAACAAATGATGCCTCTTTGCATGTGTGGGATTGGGTGGACCTTTGTGCCCCCTGCTGACACCAGCATCTTTCCATCCAGGCCTCTAGAAAGGGGAGGAGCTGCTGTAGTAGCAAGGCTACTGATGTAGGACTCAAGTGACTGCCAGTCCCTgttaccagctgtgtggccttgggcaagtacACCAGTGTCACTTAGCCTCaggttccttatctgtaaaatgaggatagtaagAACTACCTCGTAGTGATATTGTGAAGGTTAGAAGAAATGCATGGGGTAACTACTTGGTAGCTACTGTTACATCTGGGAGTGTAAAATGGCAGTGTTTTGTCCCTGTCTTCACACTAGCATAGGGAGAATTGAAAGAGCTAACAAACAtgctttgtgaatttttttaaagaaaaaaatgtagaggggccaataaacataaaaaaatcccAGCCCTAGTAGCAATTAAGGAAATAGCAAAACAAGATTTCTGCTCGTCTTGAGTGGTTCTCATGGGTACACAGGTGCACTTTCCCACACTTGTCCCCCCAAGTGACTAGGTTCAAGGGACATTTGCTTTTGGTGGCCCCACAAACATTTCCTTTTGAGGGCCCATAGTGAATATTAAAGtgtgctggacatggtggctcatacctgtaatcccagcacttttggaggctgaggtgggcagattgcttgagctgaggagtagaccagcctgggcaacatagcaagatcctgtcccttaaaaaaaaaaaaaaattggctgggcatggtggctcatacctgtaatcccagcaatgtaGGCAGCCAAGaaaggtggattacttgagtccaagagttcgagaccagactgagtaacatggtgaaaccctgtctctactaaaaatagaaaaattagctgggtgtggtggtgtgagcctgtagtcccagctactcaagagactgaggtgggaggattgcctgagcctggcaggtggagtttgcagtgagctgtgatcatgccactgtattccagcctgggcaacagagtgagaccctgtcacatacacacacacacaataggtGATAAGGTTAAATAAGTTGTTCACTCTGTCAGCATCTATTAAGCCCTTCCCATGCGCAACACTAACTACATGCTAGAAATACATAAATGAGAGGCTTCCTAAGGTggctgaattattattattattattatttttttttttttttgtagaaatggagtcttgctctgtcgcccaggcttgcgtgcagtggcgtgatctcggctcactgcaacctccacctcctgggttcaagcaattctcctgccttagcttcccaaatagctgggactacaggtgcatgctgccacacccagctaatttcttttgtattttagtagagacagggtttcaccgtgttgcccaggctggtctcaaactcttgagctcaggcaatccacccaccttggcctcccaaagtgctaggataacaggtgtgagccaccgtgcccggccaaaggtaattcttaaagaaaaaaagaatgtcatgcCACAGCCCATCAGTGACTTTTGACAGATATTTGGGTAAGTTCTTCTCTTTTCCAAAAACACGACTCATGACTTAATCATATTTCATGAATCTAATTGGTATACTCATGTGTAAATTGTGCTTTGTTTTGCAATTCTAGAAAGTTGTGGGAAAATAgtttaaacacacaaaaagaaccATTTTCAGAGGTAGAAACcgtgtttcatttatttctaaatcCCATTTGTTCTGTACATGAGTCCTTCCAGGGTCTCTGTTCGGCTCTTAGAGAGAGGCTCAAATCCACAGGAACCCGTTGGCCTACACGTAGACTCTTCCCCAGGATCTGGAGACCCCAGCCCTGAGGACACCTGAGCATAGACAGGAACTAGTGCGCTTGAAGAAGGTGATAGAGAGGTAAGCTCTCCAACTAGGACACTTCTTAATGCCATGGTTCCTAGTTACTGCTCTGGACatatacagaaaaggctttttgTACTTCATTATTCTGGCTCACAACCTTCTAGACCCAGTCTCACATTTTTAGGATACAGTATGAGCTGTAAGGCTCTACTGCAAGCGCTGTTGCGCATTTAAAGCAATCCTGCCACACAAATTCTACTTAGATTGAATTGTAAAATTGCTGGTTTTGTAGACCAAAACAGCAATCTTGTAAGGTTCAACCCAATACATTGAGAGGAGGAGTAAGTTATGGTTAAAAAGCCAACCTCTAGTGTTGGAActattctcctttcccttcctccaaaGGATTAAGTATATAGAATGCTTTCCTCTCAATTgatgccaagtcaatcctaagaaAAGGCATCTGGGGAAATGTAGACATGTTCTGAGCCCCAGTCCTCTCAGAGAACAACAGAAGACCTTTATGATTTCCTTTAGTTAATAAACCCATGTCTAGCTGCCAGGTGCTTAGAACAAACAGCCCACAGCTGACCCAACCATCATTAACGTCATCAGTGCAGTAGTGCAGAGCCGCCTCTGTCCTTGAGGGAGGGTCTCAGAGACAAGAATCTCACCCCATTGCCAAACTGAAAGTTAAGGCACAGAATCACAGTGAAGACTCACTGAGATGGTGACATAATCAAATTCAGAAGTAGTCTCTGAAGACTCTGGAAACTGACTTGTCTCAACAGCACAAATAAGAAAACCCTGACTGCTATTTAATAAGCCAAGTGAGTGTttagtgagagaaagaaaagtctgtCAGACTGAaatcttaattttctctttatctcatGTGAGTGATGTGGTAGAGAATCAAGGGCAAGACAAACCCTTTCTTGGGATGGATTTCCTACTGTTTTCAGCCTCaatgctttaaaaacatttcttctacatttaggGAACATTTAGAGTCTCCCATGTGGGTTCTCTGATGTGCACTAAAATGTGAACTATTGTTGAATCACCTCCCACATTCACTACATCTAtaggggtttttttcttttcttttttttttttgagatggagtcttgctctgtcaccaggttgggatgcagtggtacgatctcagctcactgtaacctacgacttcctggttcaagcaattctcctgcctcagcctcccaagtagctgtaattacaggcacacaccaccatgtccggctgatttttgtatttttggtagagacggggtttcaccatgttggtcagaatggtgttaatctcctgaccttgcagttcacccaccttggcctcccgaagtgctgggattacaggtgtgagccaccgcgcccagccaggggTTTTCTCCTGTGTGAATTTGCTGCTGTATAATGAGACTTGAGCTCTGATTAAAGCTTTTCCCACATTCCCTGCATTTACAGGGTCTCCAGTGTGAATTCATAGGTGGGTAATGAGGTTTGAGTGGTCACTGAAACCTTTCCCACATTCCagatagggtttctctcctgtgtggatCCTTTGATGGCTGGTGGGGGTGGAGCTTTCTGAACTTTTTTGCACACTCTGGGCACTGGAagggtttctcaccagtgtgCATTCGCCAGTGTACACTGAGGTGTGAGCTACTGATGAAACTTTTTCCACACTCACTACACTTATgaggtttctctcctgtatggaTTCTCTGGTGTGTAATGAGGCTTGAGCTCTGGGTAAAGCTCTTCCAGCACTCTCTACATTTGTAGGGCTTCTCCCCAGTGTGGATTCTCTAGTGTGCTGTAAGGTTAGAATGATCACTGAAGCCTTTCCCACATTCAAAGTACCCAGATTTATCAGATCCCTTAAATTCCAACAAAATGACAGCCCCACCAGGGAGGGGAAGGTCATCTTAAGGATGAGAAATTCATCCCTCTAATAATCTAAGGTTGACTCTAGTTTTAATTTGGGgttttccatgtttattttttctattaaccAGGCTAAGTGATAATTAATTGTAGTTAAAATTCAGgtcaagcatggtggttcatgtctgtaatcccagtactttgggaggctgcggtgggaggatggcttgagtccaggaggagttcgagatcagcctgggcaacatggtgagcccctgtctctaaaaaacagaaaagaaaaagaaaaagatttttattaaaaaaacctaaataaattcaaatagaaatttaaagatagatcaggcacagtggctcagacctgtaatcccagcactttgtgggggccaaggcgggtggatcacctgaggttagtagtgcaagaccagcctggccaacatggtgaaaccctgtctctactaaaaatacaaaaattagacaggcatggtggtggcgcgcctataatccccgctacttgagagggtgaggcaggagaattgcttgaacctgggaggtaaaggctgcagtgaaccaagattgtgccactgcactccagcctgggtgacagagtgagactccatctcaaaaaaaaaaaaagaaacagaaatttaaagataaaatcataAACACTCACAATTCAGTTATACCTTTTTTCAAGGTAACTAAAGTTCAAACTTAGGGGAACAGGCTTTCCTGGGTGCCACCtgcttctctgttcttttccctACTCCTGTGCTTTCCACACCACAGAATAGTAAACTGGGAGCACTGAGCACCTGGTTCCCCTCTCAGCCCTTGCCCAGTGCTGGCTTGTCCGAGTTTAGAATCCCAGGGCTGACTTTGTTGGTGGAATGCTAGCTCCTACTCATTTCCCACCTGCACTGGACGTTTTCTGAATCTCCTTGAAGTCCTGGAGAACTTCATTCCAAAGCTCTTCACTTTTCTGCAGCCTTGTGACCCCATCTGGCTGGGGAACTGGAAGTCCTGCTCAAGGAAAAGCAGGAGGGGACATCATcataattataatgataataatgaaaactaACATTTGCCAAGTGCTAATACTGTGTCAGGATCCTCATAATAGCCCAAGGAGGTAGAAACCATCATATGTCCACTgtccagatgagaaaatggaggctaaGGGTGTTTAACGAGGTTGCCCAAGAACAAC
The Theropithecus gelada isolate Dixy chromosome 7b, Tgel_1.0, whole genome shotgun sequence DNA segment above includes these coding regions:
- the WDR73 gene encoding WD repeat-containing protein 73, producing MDPEEDWLVESLRLYEDFYAFDLSGATRVLEWIDDKGVFVAGYESLKKNEILHLKLPLRLSVKENKGLFPERDFKVRHGGFSDRSIFDLKHVPHTRLLVTSGLPGCYLQVWQVAENSDVIKAVSTIGVHEKEESLWPRVAVFTSMAPRVLHGARLRSLQVVDLESRKTTYTSDVSDSEELSSLQVLDADTFAFCCASGQLGLVDTRQKWAPLENRSPGPGSGGERWCAEVGSRGQGPGPSIASLGSDGRLCLLDPRDLCHPVSSVQCPVSIPSPDPELLRVTWAPSLKNCLAISGFDGTVQVYDATSWNGTQSQVEPLFTHRGHVFLDGNGTDPAPLVTTHTWHPCRPRTLLSATNDASLHVWDWVDLCAPC